The Amycolatopsis sp. DG1A-15b genome window below encodes:
- a CDS encoding dynamin family protein encodes MSVANLCHRLQPQVSARTAAGFAEVLRRLGAPLQVAVAGRIKSGKSTLVNALIGRRVAPTDIGECTRLVTRFQYGTVDRVEIVFTDGRKQVLPFASDGMIPAELGVDIERVSHIEAYLTNAVLQGMTVIDTPGLGSLDAASVSRTELLLGAAKHRKEEDDEEGSDELDDTSRNAVAGAEAVLYVVTQGVRADDQQALAAFTAATASREAGPVNAIAVLNKADTIAPESVEGAGGDVWKAATLLAEKQASTLKPRVADVLPVIGLIAESAESGGFTSADADALRQLAELDDDILQTMLISADIFTSWECDVPAGTRLRLLEKLDLFGISHGVEAIRKEPEITAGALRRALLDASGLEAVRQRLAVVFAARADGIKAAAALASVTALAHASADPAERQRVHDAIEVLLAKPEAHQLRLLEALTLVASGAVDMPEDLSEEVLRVGSNADIGAQLGKPGAPRPELAAHALERAGWWRSFASFGATPAQSRVAHVVHRAYFLIWQQVRDG; translated from the coding sequence ATGTCGGTGGCCAACCTGTGCCACCGCCTGCAGCCGCAGGTCTCCGCGCGCACCGCCGCCGGGTTCGCCGAGGTGCTGCGCCGGCTCGGGGCACCCCTGCAGGTCGCCGTGGCCGGCCGGATCAAGTCGGGCAAGTCGACGCTGGTCAACGCCCTGATCGGGCGCCGGGTCGCACCGACCGACATCGGTGAGTGCACGCGACTGGTGACCCGGTTCCAGTACGGCACGGTGGACCGCGTCGAGATCGTCTTCACCGACGGCCGCAAGCAGGTGCTCCCGTTCGCGTCCGACGGCATGATCCCCGCCGAGCTGGGCGTCGACATCGAGCGGGTGTCGCACATCGAGGCGTACCTGACCAACGCCGTCCTCCAGGGCATGACGGTGATCGACACCCCGGGCCTCGGCTCGCTCGACGCCGCTTCGGTGTCCCGCACCGAGCTGCTGCTCGGCGCGGCGAAGCACCGCAAAGAAGAAGACGACGAAGAGGGCTCGGACGAGCTGGACGACACCTCGCGCAACGCCGTCGCGGGCGCGGAAGCCGTCCTGTACGTCGTCACCCAGGGCGTCCGCGCGGACGACCAGCAGGCCCTCGCCGCCTTCACCGCGGCCACGGCGAGCCGCGAGGCGGGCCCGGTCAACGCGATCGCCGTCCTCAACAAGGCCGACACCATCGCGCCCGAGTCCGTCGAGGGGGCGGGCGGCGACGTCTGGAAGGCCGCGACGCTGCTCGCCGAGAAGCAGGCGTCGACGCTGAAGCCGCGCGTCGCCGACGTGCTGCCGGTGATCGGGCTGATCGCCGAGTCCGCCGAGTCCGGCGGCTTCACCTCCGCCGACGCCGATGCCCTGCGGCAGCTCGCCGAGCTCGACGACGACATCCTGCAGACCATGCTGATCTCGGCCGACATCTTCACCAGCTGGGAGTGCGACGTCCCGGCGGGCACCCGGCTGCGGCTGCTGGAGAAGCTCGACCTGTTCGGCATCTCGCACGGTGTCGAGGCCATCCGCAAGGAGCCGGAGATCACGGCGGGCGCGTTGCGGCGGGCGCTGCTCGACGCCTCCGGCCTGGAGGCGGTCCGGCAGCGGCTGGCGGTGGTGTTCGCCGCCCGCGCCGACGGCATCAAGGCGGCCGCGGCGCTGGCGTCGGTGACCGCGCTCGCGCACGCCTCGGCCGACCCGGCCGAGCGCCAGCGCGTCCACGACGCCATCGAAGTGCTGCTCGCCAAGCCCGAGGCCCACCAGCTGCGGCTGCTCGAAGCGCTGACGCTGGTCGCCTCCGGCGCGGTCGACATGCCGGAGGACCTGTCCGAAGAGGTGCTGCGGGTCGGCAGCAACGCCGACATCGGCGCCCAGCTCGGCAAGCCCGGCGCCCCGCGGCCGGAGCTGGCCGCGCACGCGCTCGAGCGCGCGGGCTGGTGGCGGTCCTTCGCGTCCTTCGGTGCGACGCCGGCCCAGAGCCGCGTCGCCCACGTCGTCCACCGGGCGTACTTCTTGATCTGGCAACAGGTCCGGGACGGGTGA
- a CDS encoding sensor histidine kinase, protein MAGDTVLAVLLGLFDLLLFAADGFDEIGEMPPWYVAVPLNVAMVAPLVFRRKSPLWSAYVVLVIGVVHGTLQLGISSVAALAMSIYSVVVYAGRRQGLVYVGAVVAGSALQLALGPADELVISALFLAFGIALCWTLGEFVGARRAYDVEVEARLHLLETERDQATRIAVAEERGRIARELHDVVAHAVSVMVVQADGASYAIQSNPELAQRALQTISETGRGALGELRRLLDVLRSDDADGEPRVPQPDAHALAELADRMRTSGVPVDLELGELGDLPAGVSLGIYRIVQESLTNTLKHAGRGATASVRVCRTGDLVEVLVADDGAGHVPQLVPAGRRDPRLPGGNGLIGMRERAHVYGGTLDVGPAPGGGWQVRAALPVRLDK, encoded by the coding sequence ATGGCGGGCGACACGGTGCTCGCCGTCCTGCTCGGCCTGTTCGACCTGCTGCTGTTCGCCGCCGACGGCTTCGACGAAATCGGCGAAATGCCGCCCTGGTACGTCGCCGTGCCGCTGAACGTCGCGATGGTGGCGCCGCTGGTGTTCCGGCGGAAGTCGCCACTGTGGTCGGCGTACGTGGTGCTGGTGATCGGCGTCGTGCACGGGACGCTCCAGCTCGGCATCTCCAGCGTCGCCGCCCTGGCGATGAGCATCTATTCGGTCGTCGTCTACGCGGGGCGGCGGCAGGGGCTGGTGTACGTCGGTGCCGTCGTCGCCGGCTCGGCCTTGCAGCTGGCGCTGGGTCCGGCGGACGAGCTGGTCATCTCGGCGCTGTTCCTGGCGTTCGGCATCGCCCTGTGCTGGACCCTCGGCGAGTTCGTCGGGGCCCGGCGCGCCTACGACGTGGAAGTGGAGGCCAGGTTGCACCTGCTCGAGACCGAACGGGACCAGGCCACCCGGATCGCGGTAGCCGAGGAGCGCGGACGGATCGCGCGCGAACTGCACGACGTCGTCGCGCACGCGGTGAGCGTCATGGTCGTGCAGGCCGATGGCGCGTCGTACGCGATCCAGAGCAACCCCGAGCTCGCTCAGCGGGCGCTGCAAACGATTTCCGAGACCGGCCGCGGCGCGCTCGGCGAACTGCGGCGCCTGCTGGACGTGCTCCGCAGCGACGACGCGGACGGCGAGCCCCGGGTACCGCAGCCGGACGCGCACGCCCTCGCCGAACTGGCCGACCGGATGCGCACCTCCGGGGTGCCGGTGGACCTGGAGCTCGGCGAGCTCGGCGACCTGCCGGCCGGCGTCTCGCTGGGCATCTACCGGATCGTGCAGGAGTCGCTGACCAACACGCTCAAGCACGCCGGGCGCGGCGCGACCGCTTCGGTGCGGGTGTGCCGCACCGGCGACCTGGTCGAGGTGCTGGTGGCCGACGACGGCGCCGGCCACGTCCCGCAGCTGGTGCCGGCCGGGCGGCGCGACCCGAGGCTGCCGGGCGGGAACGGCTTGATCGGCATGCGCGAGCGCGCGCACGTGTACGGCGGGACGTTGGACGTGGGCCCGGCTCCGGGCGGAGGGTGGCAGGTCCGTGCGGCCCTGCCGGTTAGGTTGGACAAGTGA
- a CDS encoding response regulator transcription factor — MIRVVVVDDQELMRVGFRMVLGAQADIDVVGEAGDGAQAIAMAAELRPDVVLMDVRMPVLDGVEATKRIVADGTARVLVMTTFDLDEYVYAALQGGASGFLLKDTQPDHLVSALRAVASGDAVVSPSVTRRLLDRFVGTGGSPMRDTAELDVLTDREREVLVLIAKGMSNLEIADALFLSEATVKTHVGRILAKLELRDRVQAVVLAYETGLARPGLA, encoded by the coding sequence GTGATCCGGGTGGTGGTCGTCGACGACCAGGAACTGATGCGCGTCGGGTTCCGGATGGTGCTGGGTGCGCAGGCCGACATCGACGTCGTCGGCGAGGCGGGCGACGGCGCGCAGGCGATCGCGATGGCGGCGGAACTGCGTCCCGACGTCGTGCTGATGGACGTCCGGATGCCGGTGCTCGACGGGGTCGAGGCGACGAAGCGGATCGTCGCCGACGGCACCGCGCGCGTGCTCGTGATGACGACGTTCGACCTCGACGAGTACGTCTACGCGGCGCTCCAGGGCGGCGCGAGCGGGTTCCTGCTCAAGGACACCCAGCCCGACCACCTCGTGTCGGCGCTGCGCGCGGTCGCTTCGGGTGACGCGGTGGTGTCACCGTCGGTGACCCGCCGGCTCCTGGACCGCTTCGTCGGCACCGGCGGCTCCCCGATGCGGGACACCGCCGAGCTGGACGTGCTCACCGACCGCGAGCGCGAGGTGCTCGTGCTGATCGCCAAGGGCATGTCCAACCTGGAGATCGCCGACGCGCTGTTCCTGTCCGAGGCGACGGTGAAGACGCACGTCGGGCGGATCCTGGCGAAGCTGGAGCTGCGGGACCGGGTGCAGGCCGTGGTGCTGGCCTACGAAACCGGTCTCGCGCGCCCCGGCCTCGCTTGA
- a CDS encoding SDR family NAD(P)-dependent oxidoreductase, with product MSLTGKVAVVTGATRGCGRAIAVELGRAGATVYVTGRTTRETLSPMKRPETIEETGELVEAAGGKAVVVRCDFTSVSDVDALKARIESEVDGIDILVDDVWGGDMYFHFDAPFWETPLEDALTLTHNALDTHLIALHKLLPLVVARRGLVLEVTDGDNDDYVGAGLPYYLAKCGIRALGRALGVELKKHDCVGLAVTPGFLRSESMLDHFEVTEDNWRDAVGKLAPVDFKISETPYLLARGVAALAQDADVSRFAGRTLASWTLMKEYGYTDVDGDRPDFGRWLTEVRHAGKDPAATPPDAFR from the coding sequence ATGAGCTTGACGGGCAAGGTCGCGGTGGTCACCGGGGCGACCCGGGGCTGCGGGCGGGCGATCGCGGTGGAACTGGGCCGCGCGGGCGCGACGGTGTACGTCACCGGCCGCACGACGCGCGAAACGCTGTCGCCGATGAAGCGCCCGGAGACGATCGAAGAGACAGGCGAACTGGTGGAGGCGGCGGGCGGCAAGGCCGTCGTCGTCCGCTGCGACTTCACCTCGGTGTCCGATGTGGACGCACTGAAGGCGCGCATCGAGTCCGAAGTGGACGGAATCGACATCCTGGTCGACGACGTCTGGGGCGGCGACATGTACTTCCACTTCGACGCGCCCTTCTGGGAGACGCCGCTGGAGGACGCGCTGACCCTGACGCACAACGCGCTGGACACGCACCTCATCGCGCTGCACAAGCTCCTGCCGCTGGTGGTCGCCCGCCGTGGCCTGGTGCTGGAGGTGACCGACGGCGACAACGACGACTACGTCGGCGCCGGCCTCCCCTACTACCTGGCCAAGTGCGGCATCCGCGCGCTCGGCCGGGCCCTCGGCGTGGAGCTGAAGAAGCACGACTGCGTCGGCCTCGCGGTGACCCCGGGCTTCCTGCGCTCGGAGTCGATGCTCGACCACTTCGAGGTCACCGAGGACAACTGGCGGGACGCGGTCGGCAAGCTCGCCCCGGTCGACTTCAAGATCTCCGAGACGCCGTACCTGCTGGCCCGCGGCGTCGCGGCCCTGGCCCAAGACGCCGACGTCTCCCGCTTCGCCGGCCGGACACTGGCGTCGTGGACGCTGATGAAGGAGTACGGCTACACCGACGTCGACGGCGACCGCCCGGACTTCGGCCGCTGGCTCACCGAAGTCCGCCACGCGGGCAAGGACCCGGCGGCCACCCCGCCGGACGCCTTCCGCTGA
- a CDS encoding TetR/AcrR family transcriptional regulator, whose amino-acid sequence MARPRSIADERLLEAAETVIGRCGPGFTLAQVAAEAGVSVGTVGQRFGSKSGLLQAMSRRATRRAVEHMRACAERADDPVGGLRAAAVSVYAVLGDAEEAANHLGQLGVDIGDPVLRSLLGEHFTAVEEELRRLVRAAASSLPHAPSVPRAARAVLGVINGVSIDWSIRPHGRLADRLAEDVDAVLSAWRGREDS is encoded by the coding sequence GTGGCCAGGCCGAGGAGCATCGCCGACGAGCGGCTGCTGGAAGCGGCGGAGACCGTGATCGGCCGCTGCGGCCCCGGTTTCACGCTCGCGCAGGTCGCCGCGGAAGCGGGGGTCTCGGTCGGCACGGTCGGGCAGCGGTTCGGTTCCAAGAGTGGGCTGTTGCAGGCGATGAGCCGGCGGGCCACACGCCGGGCGGTCGAGCACATGCGGGCGTGCGCCGAGCGGGCGGACGACCCGGTCGGCGGCCTGCGCGCCGCGGCGGTCTCGGTCTACGCGGTGCTCGGTGACGCCGAAGAGGCGGCGAACCACCTGGGCCAGCTCGGCGTGGACATCGGCGACCCGGTGCTGCGGTCGTTGCTGGGCGAGCACTTCACGGCGGTCGAAGAAGAACTGCGGCGGCTGGTGCGGGCGGCGGCTTCTTCACTGCCGCACGCGCCGAGCGTGCCGCGGGCGGCGCGTGCGGTGCTCGGGGTGATCAACGGGGTGTCGATCGACTGGTCGATCCGGCCGCACGGGCGGCTGGCCGACCGGCTGGCGGAGGACGTCGACGCGGTGCTGTCCGCGTGGCGGGGACGGGAGGATTCATGA
- a CDS encoding ABC transporter ATP-binding protein: MIEATGLTKRYGKTLAVNNLSFSVAAGQVTGFLGPNGAGKSTTMRMILGLDNPTGGQVTIGGKKYHDLKEPLRTVGALLDAKWVHPNRSARAHLLWMAKSNRIPASRVDEVLETVGLTSVANKRAGGFSLGMSQRLGIAAALLGDPEVLLFDEPVNGLDPEGILWIRKFMHRLAEEGRTVFVSSHLLSEMALTASNLVVIGRGQLISQSSTQDFVSRAAENTVKVRSPQLAEIREALQRAGAGVAEEANALVVSGMDSDKIGEIAAANRIVLHELSPQTGSLEQAFMQITGDSVEYHTGLDAEAQHVLESAK, encoded by the coding sequence ATGATCGAGGCAACCGGCCTCACCAAGCGGTACGGAAAGACACTGGCGGTGAACAACCTGTCGTTCTCCGTGGCCGCGGGTCAGGTCACCGGCTTCCTCGGCCCGAACGGGGCGGGCAAGTCCACCACCATGCGGATGATCCTGGGCCTGGACAACCCGACCGGCGGTCAGGTCACCATCGGGGGCAAGAAGTACCACGACCTCAAGGAACCGCTGCGCACCGTCGGCGCGCTGCTCGACGCGAAGTGGGTGCACCCGAACCGCTCGGCGCGGGCCCACCTGCTGTGGATGGCGAAGTCCAACCGCATCCCGGCGAGCCGTGTCGACGAAGTGCTCGAGACGGTCGGCCTGACCAGCGTCGCGAACAAGCGCGCCGGAGGGTTCTCGCTCGGCATGTCACAGCGGCTCGGCATCGCGGCCGCCCTGCTCGGCGACCCCGAGGTGCTGCTGTTCGACGAGCCGGTGAACGGCCTCGACCCCGAGGGCATCCTCTGGATCCGGAAGTTCATGCACCGGCTGGCCGAGGAAGGCCGCACCGTTTTCGTGTCGAGCCACCTGCTTTCGGAGATGGCGCTGACCGCGAGCAACCTCGTGGTGATCGGCCGGGGGCAGCTGATCTCGCAGTCGTCGACCCAGGACTTCGTTTCCCGGGCGGCGGAAAACACGGTCAAGGTGCGCTCGCCGCAGCTGGCCGAGATCCGGGAGGCCCTGCAGCGCGCCGGCGCCGGGGTCGCCGAGGAGGCGAACGCGCTCGTGGTGTCCGGGATGGACAGCGACAAGATCGGCGAGATCGCCGCCGCCAACCGGATCGTGCTGCACGAGCTGAGCCCGCAGACCGGCTCGCTCGAGCAGGCCTTCATGCAGATCACCGGCGACTCCGTCGAGTACCACACCGGCCTCGACGCCGAGGCGCAGCACGTGCTCGAGTCCGCCAAGTAA
- a CDS encoding ABC transporter permease, which yields MNLLAVERIKLFSTRSPWWCALITLALTIGFAAILASASSTDTPIALSATQFGGSQFGIAVIMVLATLAVTTEYRFNTIRTTFQAVPHRSPALVAKAVVVALVALVIGELGAFGALGLAMLMRPNDHLGLHTSQDWMSVAGLGPVFAISAVLAVALGILIRHSAGAIALLLIYYLAAEELVQLIPKIGNHIHEWLPFNVANKFLRGSAEVDGPTPSDSPLSPGWALAYFAGIAIVFLLVALGVAKKRDA from the coding sequence ATGAACCTGCTCGCGGTCGAACGCATCAAACTGTTCAGCACCCGCTCACCGTGGTGGTGCGCGCTCATCACGCTGGCACTGACCATCGGCTTCGCGGCCATCCTCGCCAGCGCGTCGTCCACCGACACGCCCATCGCGCTGTCGGCCACTCAGTTCGGCGGTTCCCAGTTCGGCATCGCCGTCATCATGGTGCTCGCCACGCTCGCGGTGACCACCGAATACCGCTTCAACACGATCCGCACGACGTTCCAGGCGGTGCCGCACCGCTCGCCGGCGCTGGTCGCCAAGGCCGTCGTCGTCGCGCTGGTGGCGCTGGTGATCGGGGAGCTCGGCGCGTTCGGCGCGCTGGGGCTCGCCATGCTCATGCGCCCGAACGATCACTTGGGCCTGCACACTTCGCAGGACTGGATGAGCGTCGCCGGGCTCGGGCCGGTCTTCGCGATCAGCGCCGTGCTGGCGGTCGCGCTCGGCATCCTGATCCGGCACAGCGCCGGGGCGATCGCCCTGCTGCTCATCTACTACTTGGCCGCCGAAGAGCTGGTGCAGCTGATCCCGAAGATCGGGAACCACATCCACGAATGGCTGCCGTTCAACGTGGCGAACAAGTTCCTCCGCGGCTCGGCGGAGGTCGACGGCCCGACGCCGTCGGACTCCCCGCTGAGCCCCGGCTGGGCGCTGGCGTACTTCGCCGGCATCGCGATCGTGTTCCTGCTCGTCGCGCTCGGGGTCGCGAAGAAGCGGGACGCATAG